In the Quercus lobata isolate SW786 chromosome 5, ValleyOak3.0 Primary Assembly, whole genome shotgun sequence genome, one interval contains:
- the LOC115990926 gene encoding uncharacterized protein LOC115990926 has protein sequence MIALGWNCRGLGNPRSVRVLRELVQRWKPGIVFLSETKMKNYQMNKVKFKIGLLNGLIVPSTGRSGGLAMLWNRDIHLEVQSYSRYFIDAVVTEVESGFKWRITGFYGNPETWRRKESWDFLRSLNRMYHLPWLCFGDFNEVVSVEEKLGGAPRSQKQMDDFREVIHQCGFKDLGFEGPEFTWCNMQEGDSRVLLRLDRALATPEWIDHYKNVKVHHLVESTSDHCALLLTDTAVTQELSFKRRFHFEAMWTKRAECKDIIQGAWVDSQDLHSPSGIAARLRNCAKNLSKWNKTVFGQIPKKIKEKRETLNYLVSRDKDGSLGGDINKLRKEINELLDSEEIKWQQRSKVQWLGLGDRNTKYFHSKASDRRRKNTINCIMDDGGVWHDSPDSIAEVAVSYFKNLYSTAYPTRIPEVLDSIPTKVSEDMNQALIKEFTREEIEVALNQMHPTKAPGPDDGFSSLIHDAARNYKISGISICKGCPKITHLFFADDSLLFCKANSQECQSLVNILQLYEDASGQKINADKSSIFFSSNTSDERRREVLNLLGPMQDTHHKKYLGLPSIIGKSKVEIFAEIKERVEKKLSGWKEKMLSIGGREILIKAVAQAIPTYAMSCFQIPKSLCVEMEAMMRKFWWGQRGQESRIAWVSWRRMCKSKLVGGMGFRNLQAFNLAMLAKQGWRLISNPNSLVAKIYRARYYPHGDVFHSKLGSSPSFTWRSIYNGLEVVKRGTRWRVGNGERILIWEDKWLPTPTTFKVVSPPKSFDDYPRVSALIDKETKRWKGEIVRSLFLPFEARTILNIPLCHSLPDDQIIWVGNKIGEFSVKSAYYIACDVLNSSDEGECSNGDSRTALWRKLWHLSIPPKVRIFAWRLCLNALPTLVNLQSKGVVKCDICPTCGKEPETISHVFVKCEMAKRVWRCWLDCPLVVLNGNMDIVDIALEILGSGSSNELEFFFGAAWAIWSNRNRILYESSSQIPDYIWSFAKKFILESRSALSASPQDLSRQVDIGHAAPLGFFKIKVDGATSESGKNSSVGVVIIDAAGDFVAAYCKYFQGRYSVEEVEGLAMECGLLLAKELMLTQIILESDSMAAVSGVLDGNFGGCVGHIYQGICTVLASFSSWKVNHVRRDYNKAAHSLAQFARLQETSQVWLGVCPPMLAGLFYSHCMY, from the coding sequence ATGATTGCTTTAGGGtggaactgtcgggggcttgggaacccccgGTCAGTTCGAGTGTTGCGCGAGCTTGTGCAACGTTGGAAGCCCGGTATTGTTTTCCTGTCGGAaacaaagatgaaaaattaccaaatgaataaagtaaaattcaaaattggtTTGCTGAATGGATTGATTGTTCCTAGTACGGGTAGGAGTGGGGGTTTAGCTATGCTTTGGAATAGAGATATACATTTAGAAGTCCAAAGTTACTCCAGATATTTTATTGATGCTGTGGTGACTGAAGTTGAGTCGGGTTTTAAATGGCGTATTACCGGTTTTTACGGTAACCCTGAAACTTGGCGTAGAAAGGAATCCTGGGATTTTTTGAGAAGCCTTAACCGAATGTACCATTTGCCCTGGCTGTGttttggtgattttaatgaagtaGTTTCAGTGGAAGAAAAGTTGGGAGGAGCTCCAAGATCGCAGAAACAAATGGATGATTTTAGAGAAGTTATTCATCAATGCGGATTCAAGGATCTTGGTTTTGAGGGTCCCGAGTTCACTTGGTGTAATATGCAAGAGGGTGATAGCAGGGTATTATTAAGATTAGATCGAGCATTAGCTACCCCCGAGTGGATTGATCACTATAAGAATGTTAAAGTGCACCATTTGGTGGAATCCACTTCGGACCACTGTGCTCTTCTTTTAACTGATACTGCTGTTACTCAGGAGTTATCCTTTAAGCGTAGATTCCATTTTGAAGCTATGTGGACTAAAAGGGCGGAATGCAAAGATATCATACAGGGAGCTTGGGTTGACAGCCAGGACTTACATTCCCCCTCTGGAATAGCTGCTAGACTAAGGAATTGTGCAAAAAATCTTTCCAAATGGAACAAAACGGTGTTTGGGCAAATCCCAAAGAAAATCAAGGAGAAGAGGGAAACTCTTAATTATCTGGTCAGCAGAGACAAAGATGGCAGCCTGGGGGGTGACATTAATAAATTACGAAAAGAAATTAATGAGCTACTAGATAGtgaagaaattaaatggcaGCAGAGATCTAAGGTTCAATGGTTAGGACTTGGGGATAGGAATACTAAATATTTCCACTCTAAGGCCTCAGATAGGAGAAGGAAAAATACCATCAACTGTATTATGGATGATGGAGGGGTTTGGCATGATTCTCCTGACAGCATTGCGGAGGTGGCTGTTTcctatttcaaaaatttatactCCACCGCCTACCCGACTCGCATACCGGAAGTTCTTGATTCTATTCCAACAAAAGTCAGCGAGGACATGAATCAAGCACTCATTAAAGAATTTACTAGAGAGGAGATTGAGGTGGCCCTTAATCAAATGCACCCAACAAAAGCTCCGGGACCGGACGATGGCTTTTCCTCTCTTATCCATGATGCTGCCAGGAATTATAAGATTAGTGGAATATCCATTTGCAAAGGCTGCCCCAAGATCACCCATTTGTTTTTTGCGGACGACAGCCTCCTATTTTGCAAAGCAAATAGTCAAGAATGTCAGAGCCTTGTTAATATTCTCCAACTGTACGAAGATGCTTCTGGCCAAAAGATTAATGCAGACAAATCATCCATATTTTTCAGCAGCAATACCTCTGATGAAAGAAGAAGGGAAGTGCTGAATTTATTGGGGCCGATGCAAGATACCCACCATAAGAAATATCTGGGATTACCCTCTATTATTGGGAAGTCTAAAGTGgaaatttttgctgaaattaaggAGAGGGTGGAGAAGAAATTGTCGGGGTGGAAAGAGAAAATGTTATCTATAGGTGGCCGGGAGATTCTTATTAAAGCTGTTGCCCAAGCTATTCCGACATATGCGATGAGCTGCTTCCAAATTCCGAAGAGTCTTTGTGTTGAAATGGAAGCAATGATgagaaagttttggtggggccaaagggGTCAAGAATCTAGAATAGCTTGGGTTAGTTGGAGGAGAATGTGCAAGTCTAAATTGGTTGGAGGAATGGGGTTCAGGAATCTTCAAGCTTTTAACCTTGCTATGCTTGCAAAGCAAGGTTGGAGGCTAATCTCAAATCCAAACTCTCTGGTAGCAAAAATCTATAGAGCAAGATACTATCCACACGGGGATGTTTTCCACTCCAAGCTTGGTTCCAGCCCTTCCTTCACATGGAGGAGCATTTATAATGGGTTGGAAGTTGTCAAAAGAGGCACCCGTTGGCGCGTAGGTAATGGTGAAAGGATTCTTATATGGGAGGACAAATGGCTTCCGACTCCTACCACATTCAAAGTGGTCTCACCCCCGAAGTCTTTTGATGATTATCCTAGAGTCTCGGCACTTATTGACAAAGAAACTAAAAGGTGGAAAGGTGAGATAGTAAGATCTCTATTCCTACCTTTTGAAGCTAGAACTATACTAAACATTCCCCTTTGCCACAGCCTTCCGGATGATCAAATTATTTGGGTGGGTAATAAAATAGGGGAATTTAGTGTCAAAAGTGCCTATTACATTGCTTGTGATGTATTGAATTCCTCAGATGAAGGGGAATGCTCTAATGGCGACTCTAGGACGGCTCTTTGGAGAAAACTTTGGCATTTAAGCATTCCTCCTAAGGTGCGTATTTTTGCTTGGAGATTATGTTTGAATGCTCTTCCTACTCTTGTGAATTTGCAAAGTAAAGGGGTGGTAAAGTGTGATATTTGTCCAACTTGTGGGAAGGAGCCTGAAACTATCTCTCATGTTTTTGTCAAATGTGAAATGGCTAAGAGAGTTTGGAGATGTTGGCTGGATTGCCCTCTTGTGGTGTTGAATGGCAACATGGATATTGTAGATATTGCCTTGGAGATCTTGGGGAGTGGTTCGTCCAACGAATTGGAGTTCTTTTTTGGGGCTGCTTGGGCTATTTGGTCCAATAGGAATAGAATTCTGTATGAGTCCTCAAGCCAAATTCCGGATTACATTTGGAGTTttgcaaagaaatttattttggaGTCGAGGAGTGCTTTGTCAGCTAGCCCTCAGGATCTGTCTCGGCAAGTTGACATAGGACACGCAGCCCCTCTTGGTTTTTTCAAGATCAAAGTTGATGGTGCTACTTCGGAAAGTGGAAAGAACTCTAGTGTGGGTGTTGTGATTATTGATGCAGCTGGTGATTTTGTAGCTGCCTACTGTAAATATTTTCAAGGCAGATATTCGGTGGAGGAAGTTGAAGGCCTAGCAATGGAATGTGGCCTCCTTCTTGCCAAAGAGCTTATGCTTACCCAAATTATATTGGAGTCTGATTCTATGGCAGCTGTTTCGGGTGTTCTAGATGGCAATTTTGGTGGCTGTGTTGGTCATATTTATCAAGGAATTTGTACTGTCCTTGCTTCATTCAGCAGCTGGAAAGTGAATCATGTGAGACGTGACTACAACAAGGCAGCGCACTCCCTTGCTCAATTTGCAAGGCTGCAGGAAACTTCTCAGGTTTGGTTAGGTGTTTGTCCTCCTATGTTAGCTGGATTGTTCTACTCTCACTGTATGTACTAA